The Pseudanabaena sp. BC1403 genome includes a region encoding these proteins:
- a CDS encoding DUF3293 domain-containing protein — MHKLRNTIAHGGSILSFANEKGKDIEEVIECIWEIDKLLEEITKLTENRDQVWKAFEKSYIVTKGKVEEYWVGVNTVDLSKDLKLPIYVISAENPSEEVLLKEKNEVRTKAMCDVLNYRKSKSSNEKWEYREVIGQSPDGVWKQDSFAVGGISKEEARELAKMFGQRAVFELTQDYICVIPTDRGDENKREFKKLNRNVNLRLKLAKDI, encoded by the coding sequence ATGCATAAGTTGCGAAATACTATAGCTCACGGAGGAAGTATTTTATCATTTGCTAACGAGAAAGGGAAAGATATTGAAGAAGTTATTGAGTGTATTTGGGAAATTGATAAGCTATTGGAAGAAATCACAAAACTAACCGAAAATAGAGATCAAGTATGGAAAGCTTTTGAAAAATCATACATAGTTACAAAAGGGAAAGTAGAGGAATATTGGGTAGGTGTAAACACAGTTGATTTGTCGAAAGATTTGAAACTACCTATTTATGTGATTAGTGCTGAAAATCCATCAGAAGAAGTACTTTTAAAAGAAAAGAACGAAGTGCGAACTAAGGCAATGTGTGATGTTCTAAACTATCGCAAGTCCAAATCTTCTAACGAGAAGTGGGAATACAGAGAGGTTATTGGTCAATCTCCCGATGGAGTATGGAAACAAGATAGTTTTGCTGTTGGAGGTATAAGTAAAGAAGAAGCTCGTGAGTTAGCAAAAATGTTCGGACAAAGGGCAGTTTTTGAGCTTACCCAAGACTATATTTGCGTTATCCCAACTGATCGTGGAGATGAAAATAAGCGTGAATTTAAAAAGCTAAATCGAAACGTGAATTTGAGGCTTAAACTTGCAAAAGATATATAG
- a CDS encoding type II toxin-antitoxin system PemK/MazF family toxin, with protein sequence MMAKRKIEFPKRGEIYLVNFDPTIGSEIQKTRPALILQNDISNQYSPITIVAAITSQFDSETYPTEVLINPPEGGLNVTSVVLLNQIRSIDKQRLVKKMGVVSDRLMGYVDNAIQISLGLIEL encoded by the coding sequence ATCATGGCAAAACGGAAAATAGAATTTCCCAAGAGAGGCGAAATCTATTTGGTTAACTTTGACCCTACCATTGGCTCAGAAATTCAGAAAACTAGACCTGCTCTCATTCTCCAAAATGATATTTCCAATCAATACAGCCCCATTACCATCGTCGCTGCCATCACATCCCAATTCGACTCTGAGACATATCCCACAGAAGTTTTAATCAATCCCCCAGAAGGCGGACTAAACGTGACATCCGTAGTTCTTCTCAATCAGATTCGTTCCATTGATAAACAACGCTTAGTCAAAAAAATGGGTGTCGTCTCCGATCGCCTCATGGGGTATGTTGATAACGCAATTCAAATAAGCTTAGGATTGATTGAGCTATAG